The sequence GCAGCATGATATCCAAGAGCACCAGTTCCGGCAGCTCCTGATTCAAGGCCTGGAAAAAGGACTTGCCATCGGGAAACCCTTGAGCGGAAAAACCCGTGGTCTCCAGGGTGTATACCACCAGTTCTCGGATATTGGTATCGTCTTCCACGCAATAGATCATTGATCTCCATCCTTATGCTTACCGGTAACGGAAAACTGCACCCATTCCGCGGTGTTGGTGGCGTGATCGCCGATGCGCTCCAGGTATTTGGCGATTAACAGCAAATCAACGGCGTACTCGCCCTCGGCGGGATCCTGACTGATTAGTTCAATCACTTCATGCTTTACCCTATTAAATAGATCGTCAACCACATCGTCATAGTCCACTACTCGTTGGGCCAGCTCTAAGTCCTGGTGCACGTAGGCATCGATACTATCTGTCACCATCTTTATGGTAGCCTCAGCCATCTCACCGATGTGGAGGGTATCCTTAGAGGCATCGATGTTGCCCATGGTGATAATCTCAGCAATGTCCGCTGCCTGGTCGCCGATTCGCTCCAAGTCGGTGATCATCTTCAGGGCCGAGGATACTTGCCGCAGGTCCCTGGCCACCGGCTGCTGTTGCAGAAGAATCTTCAGGCACAGGTTTTCGATCTTCCGTTCCTTATCATCGATTTCGTCGTCGACGGAGGTTACCTCTTGAGCAAGGGCAATATAGCCTTCCCTTAGAGCCTGTAATGCCTGGGAAATGACATGCTCACAGAGCGCTCCCATCTCTATCAGCTCGGTATTTAGCAGTTCCAGCTGTTGGTCAAACCTTGCTCTCATCATCCAAACCTCCCGGTGATATAGTCCTCCGTTCGCTTGTCCCGCGGAGTGGAGAACAGCTCCTCTGTTGTTCCGTATTCAATAACCTCACCCAAGAGGAAAAAGGCCGTCCTGTCTGAGATTCGCAGAGCCTGCTGCATATTGTGGGTAACGATCACTATCGTATAATCCTGTTTCAATTTGACGGCCAAGTCCTCAATTTTTCCGGTAGAGATGGGATCTAGGGCCGAGGTGGGCTCATCCATCAGCAAAACCTCTGGCTCCACCGCTAAGGCTCTGGCGATACAAAGGCGCTGTTGCTGTCCCCCGGAAAGTCCCAGGGCACTTTCCTTCAGCCGGTCCTTCACCTCATCCCAAATGGCGGCATCCCGCAGGGACCTTTCGACAATTTCATCGAGCT comes from Bacillota bacterium and encodes:
- the phoU gene encoding phosphate signaling complex protein PhoU, which codes for MRARFDQQLELLNTELIEMGALCEHVISQALQALREGYIALAQEVTSVDDEIDDKERKIENLCLKILLQQQPVARDLRQVSSALKMITDLERIGDQAADIAEIITMGNIDASKDTLHIGEMAEATIKMVTDSIDAYVHQDLELAQRVVDYDDVVDDLFNRVKHEVIELISQDPAEGEYAVDLLLIAKYLERIGDHATNTAEWVQFSVTGKHKDGDQ
- the pstB gene encoding phosphate ABC transporter ATP-binding protein; translation: MDKFIIENLDLYYGDFQALKDINLQIPAKEITAFIGPSGCGKSTLLKTLNRMNDLVEGCTITGSVRLDDEDIYGDMDVNLLRKRVGMVFQKPNPFPMSIYDNIAFGPRTHGIRSRAKLDEIVERSLRDAAIWDEVKDRLKESALGLSGGQQQRLCIARALAVEPEVLLMDEPTSALDPISTGKIEDLAVKLKQDYTIVIVTHNMQQALRISDRTAFFLLGEVIEYGTTEELFSTPRDKRTEDYITGRFG